GCTTTGCAAACAATCCCTATGCACCCACGAAATGCTCATATTCATTGTTGTTAGTTCCACGTAACTTGTGCGCTaaactttaaaaattcatttcgaCCAATTTGTGAGACTAAATTAACTTTTGTAATATCCCACGATTTCATGACACTCTAGAATTTTATTGTTATATCATTTCATAGCTAAATAACTCCTAAATCGAAccggtttttgaaaatttacgtacttttgaatttatggctaaACTAGGAAAATTTATCCGATTAGACAGACGAATGACTTCAATTCTTACCGGGCTTGTGAATTGAAATTAATCCGACTTGTCAGGACGTTCGAAACTTAAGTGCACGAACCCCTTTCTTGTCTCCCTCCCTTCTTATCTTTTCTGCTTGTTTTCACGCTCTTTGTTCttggttcttttcttcttctatttttctttcgcctcaactcttcttttcttttcttttttcgtttttggttGTCAACTGTTTGACATCTTTTAATTAAGTGACCTCCGCCTctccccttcctttttcttttttattttccattttgttagcCAATTGTTACACTCATAGTATTCGATTACACTGCAAAATGTTCTTCGGAAACTATCTTCTGTTCTATAGCAATTGTTCCATGAATGCCGCTGGACACCCCGTCGTTGACCTGGCTTGACCGACACAAGGGCCTCTAAGCAAGCGTTGTACAGAAGGAGGATATGTTCCCGTATGCTGACATTGAATCTTCCTAGTATAAAGACTTACAAACATGTATTTGCGCATTCGAGGACATTGAAGAGCCATTGACTTGGAAAAGTACCAAGAAAGTTCCTCTCCAATGAAAATTGTAGTGGGCAAAAACTGAAATTTGTTTTTCGTTGAAATGCAGTCGAGTCTTCTTTCGTGAAGTATTACTTCCAGTGTCCTTCCCAGATGTTTTGTTCTTCCTTCACTCTCTACTTAATCACAAAACTGATAACAGGTTTTCAAGATTCATATAGAACTTTTCtgctttctctccctctctctctgtctctgtctctctctctctctctctctgatggcCTCTCTGCAAGTTGCTTGCCTCCTATTATTGCTTTCCATGGCTGTCGGTGCCCAACAAATGACCTCTAATACCTCCCCCGAAAGGATACCTGTTGATTCTTCACTTTCTCCGGGAACTAACCAGACTTCATGGCTTTCGCCTTCTGGTCTCTTTGCCTTTGGGTTTTATCAGGAAGGCGGCAAATATGCCGTGGGAATCTGGCTTGTTGGTAATCCAAATAAAACTGTCATTTGGACAGCCAATCGAGATGATCCTCTTGTCGATTCTAGTTCTTCTATTGAGTTCACCCCCTATACACTCATTGTTCGAACCTATCAGGGAGGAAAAGCCAAGTCGATCATTTCATGGCAAAAGCCGGCAGACTCAGCCTCGATGCTTGATTCTGGTAATTTTGTCATTTACAATTTCCCGTATGATCCGTCTAATGTAAATTGGCAAAGCTTTGATTCCCCAACGGACACCCTTGTAATTGATCAACATCTGTTAAATTATAAGGAATTGGTTTCAAGCAAATCCCCAGTAGACCACTCGAGCGGGCGATTTCATGTTGTAATGCAGGGTGATAGCAACCTCGTTGCATACGGCGTTAATTCCACTAATGTTGATACCGATGCATATTGGTCCACCAATacccaagaaaaaatcaatGCCACATACACATTGCTCCAGGATAGAGTAGCCTTGTTCTTTGTGGGTGGGCTTGTAACGCTTCAAGCTAATAGCTCAGATCCAGATCAGAAGAGCATTCTACTTTACCGAGCAACGCTGGATTATGATGGAAATTTTAGGCTCTATTTGCACAGTTTCATTAATGGTGATGCCTTGAACTCAAATGTGTCGGTAAAGTGGTTGGCACAGAATTCCTCATGTGATATAAAAGGTTTTTGCGGATTAAACAGCTTCTGCAAAGTCACAGACGAAAAGGCAGGGTGTCATTGCTTCCCAGGGTTTGATTTTGTGGATGAAAGTCATGATTTCCTCGGCTGTTACAGGAGGTCTAACTACGAACAACTCTGCAGGGCTGAAGAATCTGCCTTGTCTTTTAGTATTGTCCAAATGAACAGTACTACGATGGGGGGCCATCCTTATTCTGTGATACCACTTTCCCTTGAAGAATGCAGCAGGTCTTGTTCAGACGACTGCCATTGTGAAGCTGCTCTGCACGTCAATGATATCTGTGAGAAAAACAAGCTTCCCATCATGTATGCAGCTAAAACTCCAGATAATTCTTCCACAGTTTTGATCAAGAAATTAATGCCTGCCCCTCCTGGAAAACCAGAGGAGCCCAAT
This region of Eucalyptus grandis isolate ANBG69807.140 chromosome 8, ASM1654582v1, whole genome shotgun sequence genomic DNA includes:
- the LOC104417848 gene encoding G-type lectin S-receptor-like serine/threonine-protein kinase LECRK4 — protein: MAVGAQQMTSNTSPERIPVDSSLSPGTNQTSWLSPSGLFAFGFYQEGGKYAVGIWLVGNPNKTVIWTANRDDPLVDSSSSIEFTPYTLIVRTYQGGKAKSIISWQKPADSASMLDSGNFVIYNFPYDPSNVNWQSFDSPTDTLVIDQHLLNYKELVSSKSPVDHSSGRFHVVMQGDSNLVAYGVNSTNVDTDAYWSTNTQEKINATYTLLQDRVALFFVGGLVTLQANSSDPDQKSILLYRATLDYDGNFRLYLHSFINGDALNSNVSVKWLAQNSSCDIKGFCGLNSFCKVTDEKAGCHCFPGFDFVDESHDFLGCYRRSNYEQLCRAEESALSFSIVQMNSTTMGGHPYSVIPLSLEECSRSCSDDCHCEAALHVNDICEKNKLPIMYAAKTPDNSSTVLIKKLMPAPPGKPEEPNQHVTKGKKMLILLLSISLGSFAVLCCLIAVFSFLMYHHQVRKYERLAKVPTLGPAQEFSLQSFSYNELEKATAGFREKLHKGSLWTVYKGAISDGKRPVAVKRLEREVEEGEQEFRAEMTTVGRTHHKSLVRLLGFCKENSRKILVYEYLKNGSLANLLFNVENQLAWRERVRIALEVARGILYLHEECDLQIIHGAISTRNILIDESWTAKISDFRLAKVLMPNQTGILYNIKGKRTCVAPEQHKHALLSTKVDIYSFGVVLLETVCCRSNIVVDAPTADEVLLSTWVQKCYVAGELKKLIMDDAQVDMKSLEKMVKVGLLCTQDDPSLRPSIKDVILMLEGTKDTPDPPFITMSSVCF